The following are from one region of the Borrelia hispanica CRI genome:
- a CDS encoding variable large family protein yields MMVVMMGCNSGGRDPEKVFLSEMVNLGKGFMEVFVSFGDMITGTLGIKADTKKSEIGKYFSDIEKSMQTTKAKLNEILEKNGQYEKVKTVVEQFISGTVDKIAEGAKEAAKGATGGDAIGNAVKEGQDAVAADTTSVNLLVKGIRTIVGVVLKENEGDEKADKTIDSDKKKVGQLFAKKNDDRAQDTEAAKASASVGAVSGADILQAIAKSSEAVNVDEIDKAKNAAEIAIAPAKDDKKEVAVESAKKDAVIAAGIALRAMAKDG; encoded by the coding sequence ATGATGGTGGTGATGATGGGATGTAATAGTGGGGGTAGAGATCCAGAGAAAGTGTTTTTGAGTGAGATGGTAAATTTAGGGAAAGGATTTATGGAAGTATTTGTGAGTTTTGGCGATATGATTACAGGGACATTGGGAATAAAAGCGGACACAAAGAAAAGTGAAATAGGGAAATATTTTAGTGATATTGAGAAGAGTATGCAAACTACTAAAGCAAAGTTAAACGAAATTTTAGAAAAGAATGGGCAATATGAAAAAGTTAAAACAGTTGTTGAGCAGTTTATTAGTGGGACTGTAGATAAGATTGCTGAGGGAGCAAAAGAAGCTGCAAAAGGGGCTACTGGTGGTGATGCTATTGGAAATGCTGTGAAAGAAGGTCAGGATGCTGTAGCGGCGGACACTACAAGTGTCAATTTACTTGTTAAGGGTATTAGGACTATTGTTGGTGTAGTTTTGAAAGAGAATGAAGGAGATGAAAAAGCTGATAAGACAATTGATTCTGATAAGAAGAAAGTTGGACAGTTATTTGCAAAGAAAAATGATGATAGAGCTCAAGATACTGAGGCAGCTAAGGCGAGTGCATCAGTAGGGGCAGTAAGTGGTGCTGATATATTACAAGCTATTGCTAAGTCCTCTGAAGCTGTTAATGTTGATGAAATTGATAAAGCAAAAAATGCAGCAGAGATTGCTATTGCTCCGGCTAAAGATGACAAAAAAGAAGTTGCAGTAGAATCAGCAAAGAAGGATGCAGTAATAGCAGCGGGAATAGCATTAAGAGCAATGGCAAAGGATGGTA
- a CDS encoding variable large family protein: MVLVVVMVMECNSGGVKGEGTGGDGRGGGSLSEVLLEVGRSAENAFYAFIELMSDVLGFSVNTTTKKEDVGNHFRSLGKKLEDTSNELEEVAKKAEIGDGKSVSSKNPIREAVDSAKAVLNMLKGYIESLGTVGDLSVVGDAETSAKQGVAADDDALKKAYNSLKEIVKVATGVGVKALKTGSTTLSIDSVSNKDGAKILSTSTAGAAATDVSKAAIILTAVSGEEILDSIVKSGENDAALSNNADGTTSAMSFARGGQAAHLSNTDTPKAASVAGGISLRSLVKTSKLAAGGNSKAQGGKEEVQKVGITAVNKLLGAVEEIVKKTVKSVLEKVKEEVDKARDPKAAGKY, from the coding sequence ATGGTGCTGGTGGTGGTGATGGTGATGGAATGTAATAGTGGGGGAGTGAAAGGGGAAGGAACAGGAGGAGACGGGAGAGGAGGGGGAAGTTTAAGTGAAGTATTGCTGGAAGTAGGGAGAAGTGCAGAGAATGCATTTTATGCGTTTATAGAGTTAATGTCAGATGTATTGGGATTTAGCGTGAACACAACTACAAAGAAAGAGGATGTAGGGAATCATTTTAGGAGTTTAGGTAAGAAGCTAGAAGACACATCAAATGAGTTAGAAGAAGTAGCAAAAAAAGCAGAGATAGGTGATGGTAAAAGTGTTTCATCAAAAAATCCAATTAGAGAAGCAGTTGATTCAGCTAAGGCCGTTTTAAATATGTTAAAAGGGTATATAGAGTCATTAGGGACAGTAGGGGATTTGAGTGTAGTGGGTGATGCAGAAACTAGTGCTAAACAAGGAGTGGCAGCAGATGATGATGCATTAAAGAAGGCATATAATTCGTTAAAAGAAATAGTAAAAGTTGCAACAGGTGTAGGTGTTAAAGCTTTAAAAACAGGATCTACAACTTTGTCAATAGATAGTGTATCTAATAAAGATGGAGCTAAAATATTATCTACAAGTACTGCAGGAGCAGCAGCAACAGATGTATCTAAAGCAGCGATAATATTAACAGCAGTAAGTGGTGAGGAAATATTAGACTCAATAGTTAAGTCAGGAGAGAATGATGCTGCGCTATCAAATAATGCGGATGGTACAACAAGTGCTATGAGTTTTGCAAGAGGAGGTCAAGCAGCTCACTTATCAAATACTGATACTCCAAAAGCGGCATCAGTAGCAGGAGGTATATCGCTACGTTCATTAGTGAAGACAAGTAAACTAGCAGCAGGAGGGAATTCTAAGGCACAAGGAGGAAAAGAAGAAGTACAAAAAGTAGGGATAACCGCAGTAAATAAGTTATTGGGAGCAGTAGAGGAAATAGTGAAGAAGACGGTAAAGAGTGTTTTGGAGAAAGTAAAGGAAGAAGTAGATAAGGCAAGAGATCCAAAAGCAGCAGGTAAGTATTAG
- a CDS encoding variable large family protein, producing the protein MVMVVMVVMGCNSGGVAGGEGAAGGGGSGAKSLSEVLLEVGRSAENVFYSFLELVSGSLGFVVKATTKKNEVGDYFDGLGKKLEIASAELEKVAEKASADVDKEGILNKGIRAAVDTAKTTLSTLKGHLESLKGIGDGNVVGEANNAQGAGTAPDDVQLKAIFNGLKGIVEVAEKGGVEKPKAGGTALKVGNNGTDNKDGAKILATSGGNPGVQDAGKAAAILASIRGEEMLGAIVGSEESDAGTGVSNNADGSTSALKFAKGGTVDHVSHSDQSKAAAVGGGIALRALVKTGKLGAGAADGQAGGKEEVQAVGVSAVNKLLVAVEEIIKKTVNNVLKEAKGKIDKARVSQEPVAEVGK; encoded by the coding sequence ATGGTGATGGTAGTGATGGTGGTGATGGGATGTAATAGTGGGGGAGTAGCAGGAGGAGAAGGAGCAGCAGGAGGAGGCGGGAGTGGAGCTAAAAGTTTAAGTGAAGTACTGCTGGAAGTAGGGAGAAGTGCAGAGAATGTATTTTATTCATTTTTGGAATTAGTTTCAGGTTCTTTGGGATTTGTTGTTAAAGCAACTACTAAGAAGAATGAAGTGGGTGATTATTTTGATGGGCTGGGTAAGAAGCTTGAGATTGCATCAGCAGAATTAGAGAAAGTAGCAGAAAAAGCATCAGCAGATGTTGATAAAGAAGGTATATTAAATAAGGGAATAAGAGCGGCAGTTGATACTGCTAAGACTACTTTAAGTACATTAAAAGGGCATTTAGAATCATTAAAAGGGATAGGTGATGGGAATGTAGTAGGTGAGGCAAATAATGCTCAAGGAGCAGGAACAGCACCAGATGATGTTCAGTTAAAAGCAATATTTAATGGATTAAAAGGGATAGTGGAAGTAGCGGAAAAAGGAGGAGTTGAAAAGCCAAAAGCAGGAGGCACAGCATTGAAAGTAGGGAATAATGGAACAGATAATAAGGATGGAGCTAAGATATTGGCTACAAGTGGTGGTAATCCAGGAGTTCAAGATGCAGGTAAAGCAGCAGCGATATTGGCGAGTATAAGAGGAGAGGAGATGTTGGGAGCAATAGTTGGATCAGAAGAAAGTGATGCGGGTACAGGAGTGTCAAACAATGCAGATGGCAGTACAAGTGCATTAAAGTTTGCAAAAGGAGGAACAGTAGATCATGTATCACATAGCGATCAATCAAAAGCAGCAGCAGTAGGAGGAGGGATAGCGTTAAGAGCATTGGTGAAGACAGGTAAACTAGGAGCAGGAGCAGCAGATGGTCAAGCAGGGGGAAAAGAAGAAGTACAGGCAGTAGGAGTAAGTGCAGTAAATAAATTATTAGTAGCAGTAGAAGAAATCATAAAGAAGACAGTAAATAATGTTCTTAAGGAAGCAAAGGGAAAAATAGATAAGGCGAGAGTTTCACAAGAACCAGTTGCAGAGGTAGGTAAGTAA